The DNA sequence CCCCCAAAAATCAATCTCGCTAGAGAGAAACACGAATCCCTACCTGCATTTCTTCCTCCATGGAAAAAACCAGCTTTTTCGGTGCAATTTTGGTGATGCTTTTCGCCGTCGACGCCTACGCTGCTGCGGCGGCGCACGTCTACTCCTCGCGGCTGATTCACCGGTTCTCCGAGGAGGTGCGGAGGGGCGGAGGTGGAGAGGGCGAGGCGGCGGCGTGGCCGGAGGGGAAGAGGGTGGAGCACATGAGGGTGCTGCTGGAGAGTGATTTGAAGCGGCAAAGATTGAAACTTGGGACTCAAAATCAGGTCTTTGTTGGCTCACAAGGCGGGGAGACCTTTAATTATGGCAATGACATGGGTTGGTatgtgctttttttttttctcctttctttcactttttgaaattcttgattttgtgtgtgtgtttttgaatgtttgttttggaaaatgtggggttttgttgttgttgtttctaTTTGTTGTGTTTAGAAGGATttagtgtttttttgtttgatttatggAGCTTGTTTAATTTGCTGAGGTAGTGATGCTGcattttgatgttgttgtgatgtgtgtttgtgtgtgttcttttttggttgaaatggggattttttttttcagaatttttttcatgatttatggATTAGATGttcaaatgtaaaattaaagattttttGATTTGATTCTTGGGAAGTAGAAGAATGTGTTGATAACTGAAACTGTAGGTGTTTTTGTTTGGTGGAAATGgggatttcatttttctttgtttttatgctttttttatgattgtgGTTTGTAGCATTTCTGTTCTGTGTTATTTTGAGATTAAGTgtgaaaatgtaaaattaaagaattttttagtttgatttttagGAAGTAGAATAATGTGTTCATAGATCTTTTGTAGAGTGAGATTTACAAGATTCATAGAAATGATTTTGTTAGGTTAAATATCTAagtgaaagagaagaaaataaaaagaaaaagtgagaaatgatggcactttttaaaaatgatttgagATATAGTACTGTTATACCCTACACAATCCAAAGGTCTTTGTGCCCTTTGATTCTTCTTTGAATCCCTTTGGTAGAAATGCTCAAAACTAATGGAGATGATGCAATCACGTAACCTTTGGACACGAGAAATATCATAGGAGAACGACTGCTATGTGGCCATGTGTATCATACCCGCGAATTCTGCCAGATTTTCCATTTGTGTAAAGCAAAAAGTGAATCTTTGTTGTTTATCAGATATGTCGTTGGCTGTATGTATAGAATCGGAAAAGTTAAAGATTACGTCTGCCTTTGTTGTCTTATTTCATCATGTGGTAATGAATTAGGGAAACGTCGTGAAGCCACTGGCTTCTACAGCACGCTACAATACAAACTAGAACTCTTTGTTTCCTAATGTGTTCATGACGTAGCACTCTTTGTTTCCTAATGTTTTATTCGATTGTTTCCCGAAATCCGGAACTATCACCACGTGCATTACCTAAATGAGCTTTTGCTTTTCCCGGAATTTGACATATGATGGCGTAATTGCTCTTTATTTTTCCAGCTCGTGCTTTTCCACGTGTCGTATACGTCTCTAACTTTCgtaaaatttgtcattttggatCCAGGCTGCACTATACGTGGATTGATATCGGGACGCCAAATAACTCTTTCCTCATTGCTTTGGACACCGGAAGTGATATGCTTTGGGTTCCTTGCGATTGTGTCGAGTGTGCTCCGCTGTCATTAAGTTACTACAACATGCTGGTACGGTATCCGTTAATCcacataatttattgaaaGAAACCTGAACTGATCTTCTTAAAGATTATATCTTTAGTTCTTGATTTTTTCCAAATGTTGCTAATGTGCGAGAGCAAGGCCCAAGTTTTAGATTTCGGGCTATGAACTACAACTGGTAACCGATAGCATGTTTAGCAGTTAATGCTCGAGTAATTGATTCGCAGGTGCTCCCTTGTGTTTTGGGGCATCTATTATGCAGGATAAGGAGCTAGGCGAGTACAGCCCGTCGCGTTCGAACACCAGCAAGCACGTACCTTGCAGCCATGCACTCTGTGAAATGGGGCCTAACTGTGATTCCCCAAACGGCCGTTGCCCATATACAGTCCGGTACTTGTCCGACGACACATCAAGCTCTGGATACCTTTTCGAGGATCAGTTGCATCTTGCCTCGGTTGGAGGGAGTAAACAGCAAAGCTCTGTCCATGCTCCCGTAGTTGTAGGGTACGCATCGAGCCTAATTGACACTGTTATCGATAAAGATTCGATTTTTAATGATCTTTTCTCGGTTGCAGATGTGGCAGCAAACAAACTGGTGCATATTTGAATGGAATTGCTCCCGACGGTCTAATGGGATTAGGACCAGGAGATCTTTCAGTTCCAAGTTTGCTTGCAAAGTCGGGCCTCATTCCTCATTCGTTCTCGTTT is a window from the Salvia hispanica cultivar TCC Black 2014 chromosome 1, UniMelb_Shisp_WGS_1.0, whole genome shotgun sequence genome containing:
- the LOC125211422 gene encoding aspartic proteinase-like protein 1, with amino-acid sequence MEKTSFFGAILVMLFAVDAYAAAAAHVYSSRLIHRFSEEVRRGGGGEGEAAAWPEGKRVEHMRVLLESDLKRQRLKLGTQNQVFVGSQGGETFNYGNDMGWLHYTWIDIGTPNNSFLIALDTGSDMLWVPCDCVECAPLSLSYYNMLDKELGEYSPSRSNTSKHVPCSHALCEMGPNCDSPNGRCPYTVRYLSDDTSSSGYLFEDQLHLASVGGSKQQSSVHAPVVVGCGSKQTGAYLNGIAPDGLMGLGPGDLSVPSLLAKSGLIPHSFSFCYDKSYSGRLYLGDQGPASQRSTSFVHLKGFSSAYLVDVENYCIGSSCLMQTGYQAQVDTGSSFTYLPSKIYEQIVSEFHRQVNATRITVQIFDSCYKASSLDMSNIPRTKLVFATNQSFEVDNPLFHIVDDQGEFYCLGIQRIDEDFGIIGQNFLMGYRLVFDWEKTKLGWSVSDCRDVGESGDGLHLPPSSSDESPNPLPTNEQQQSPRGRAVPPALAGRAPAKPSSASPLPAAYRYEFCSTTSLLLFLWIAYATYII